aAAGTGGAAACAACACCCATCCTTCCAACCCCCAACCCCTGGAAAAATCTTTGTAAAATCGAGGTTGGGGGTGTGCGGGGCTGGGGCGGGCGGACCCCAAGTTCAATGCCTCAGGAGGTCTCTTGGGTTCTGTTGAGGCCTTCCAGAGAGTTCAAGGGCCGCGCCGAGGCCCCTTTGGTGCTGCTACCCTGGGgagcccctcctgctccccatATCCCTGGTTCAGACCTACAGAGCGGGGGTGGACGCTGGGAAGCTCACGCGGCCAGCATCTCGTCCGCCCACACCTGCCGCCTGCTTCCTATTCGGTGGGGGCAGTTCTGCGCTGGTCCCACCTGATCCATTAGGCCCCGCCCCTCCGTAGCTCTGGGGCAAACGTTTGATGCATTTTGTCCTCCCTCTCATTTCATCTCTCCGACCCTATCCTTTCTCCTCCGCTCTGAGGCAGTTGATAAAGTTGTACCTTGGGCTATAATGATCTAGCCCTGCCCTGTCCAATGCTGTCATCACTAGCCACTAGGctattcaaatttaaatgttaattccataaaattaaaaaatcagttcctcagtcacactaacCATATTTCAAGCATTGtaatagccacacgtggctagtgcCATTGTATCCAATAACGTGAAAGTTTCCCATTATAGCAAAAAATCTCTGTTGGATAGCGTTATTCTAGACACTCATTTGTCTTGCTCTAAATACTTTCTGAAGGTACCAGAGCAGGACCTTATGGGGCCTTCCGGGGACAGACTCCTCCCCCATAGCCcctgctgtagctcctctctgaagtattGATCCCTAGATCATAGTATCGGATGCAAATTTCCTCAGTTGCTAAAACCACCactaaatggaagaaattaactgctTGATACTGATGAACCCCAGACCTACTGGCGCCTAAGAATTGGTatctcaccatcagccaatcagagaactgtgcatgagctgatcacacatcctgtgaccccctctccccccacctttaaaaatgctttactgAAACCCTTTGGCGAGTTCCGGGTTTTTTGAGTACAAGCTACCAGGGCCCTGCAATaaacttttctctgctccaaactctgccATTTTGGTTTGTGCACGAACTTGCATTTGATATCACTAAGATTGTTCCTTGAAccaatgttctctctctctttttctgattccctccctaaaaatctaaaataaagctTTGATCCACGTTCAAAatttgagaaatttatttttgttttaacagttgcactcaggggacttcctaggtggcacagtggttaagaatccacctgccaatgcaggaaaaacgggttcgagccctgccccaggatgaCTCTGcctgcttcggagcaactaagcctgtgcgccacaactattgagcctgcgctctagagcccatcagccacaactattgagcccgtgtgccgcaattactgaagcccatgagcctagagcccgtgctccgcaacaagagaaggcactgcaatgaggagcccacgaagcgcaagaagagtagcccccgctcgccacaactagagaaagcccgtgtgcagctacgaagacccaatgcagccaataaataaataaattaattaaattaattttttttaaaatgagatgatatttaaaacaaaacaagcaaacaagcaaaaaacagtTGTGCTCAGGGAGTAATTGAAAAAGTAATTGACTCACCAGGCCTAGTCTGGGGAAGTCCTGACCTCAAAGGAGTAGGCAGAAGCAAGAGAGACTGGGGGGCTGCGGCGGGAGCTCCCGTGCCAGAATCAGCCAAAGGCAGTGGGAGTCCTCAGAGGCTTACCAGGGAGATTTGGAgtatctactgaaaaaaaaaaaacaaaaccccccaaaaacgcacaccctaaaagttgagaattatattttattcagggACATTACTGAGAACTCTATACCCTGGGATATACcctcccagatagctctgaggaactgttccagagaggtaagggaggagcctgAATGTAGAGCAGTTTTTGCTGAAACAAAAAACATGTAGTAGaccatcaaaagattactgttaatcacaagaaaaaacagacatctcaggttagtgcttttctatgtttgggaagatgcaagagtctaggTTTATTGAAAtgattcctttgatatgcatcttaactgtCCAggaccagtatcctgtttttctccatcctgaattcccctctggGCTCAcagtcggggggggggggcagctgccGTGGCGGATGGCTTCATGGGAGGCAATATTTGTTGTTTACCAGAATGGCAGACACCATTCTTTGTTAACTGACATGctaggcaactttttttttttttaagtccatggGAGGAAGCCCAGGGCAGTGGCTGGGGCTGAGAATTCTAGATTTCTAAGCTGGTTGTCCTTTTTCACTCTTGCCACCTGTGCCCCTGCCAGGATGGAGTAAACCCAGGAGACAACGAAGATGATGATAATGTAGACTATCTTCAGGACAACGCTCCGATGCCAATTTTATCATCATTCGTATTTTCcaaacgaaaaaaaaaaacaaaggcacagGCAGCATAAAGAAGACAGACCAGAAATGGGGTCTGGGCCTTCACACCCCGAAGACCCTTGGGTTCCCTgcctaacttggaggctagtgcTGGGAGGTCACGATCAGATTTTAAGGggatttttaagtgttttgtcAAAGAAATTCCCAAGAAAGACCCTGGAGGCCAGCCATTCCCCTGCGCTAATCAACACATTTCGGGTGGAAGTCACTTCACTCCTGAGTGAGAATATCAGCAACAAGGATTTTCACCACCCAGGTGCTGTTGGCAGGAATCTTAGTCCTCCACTTCTGTGGCGTGAGAGGGAGTCCTATTGGAGGAACATTGCCAgtgcctccccttcctctcctgggcTCCTGCTTATGGATGGATTACATCTGGGACGGGAGAGATTGAAGAGAGATGGGTGCCTGTTGGACCGTGTTTCTCAATGGGTGGGGCTAATGTGCATTTAAACCAAACGATAAATTCCTCGCTCCAGTTCCCCACCCTGCCTGACCTTGTCTCTCACCACTGTCCCTGGCTCACTGCACTGTAGCTGATCTCTCTGCACTACGAACACACCAAGCTCCTTgtgcttcagggcctttgcacttgctctgttctctgcctggaatgctcttcctgcAGTCCATCCTGGTTCTTCTAGTCACTGAgggctcagctcaaatgtcacccctTAAATACCTCTCTGctactcccccccgccccaatcTTAGAGCCCTATTTTCTTCAAGGTACTTTTCAGGGTTAGcaggtttttccttttgtcttttcaatttctgtctcccccattgAACTGTAAGGTCCAGGAGGGAAGGGACTTTGTGTCACTCAGAGGTTTGTCACACCAAGCacagcacatagtaggttctcagtagACATCGGTGGGATGTGTGACTTTCttgctctttctgcttttctgcctctctgcttcctccttctctgtGTTATGATGGAGAAGGGGGTTGGGGAAGCCAGAACAGTGACCTCTCTCCAGCTTCCCTGAATCTGGGAGGGTGTGTTTAAATTCAGATGAGATGGGCAGTGTCTCTGCCTAGTTCTCCATTCTAGTTTCCCAGAGCCCAGCGGACTCTGTAATATGAGCCTCAGCTGACAACTTGGGTGTCTTTCTCTCAAGATCCTGGGGAGAGAATGTCAGTCTCAATTCTAGTGGACTTGCAGCCCAACCAACTCTCCAGCACAGGCTGGAGAGTTGGTtgcttagtttattttttattttttattttattttagtcttgGGCAACCTGCcaaattcattttctctgttagttgcttagttttttaatttttaattttattttagttttggccAACCTGTACGGCCTGATGGATctgtttcccaaccagggatcaaacccggccatggcagtgaaagtactGAGTCCTAACCtgtggactgccagagaagtccctggctgcttagtttttattattattattaattttatttatttatggtggcattgggtcttctttgctccgcacaggctttctctagttgtggggagcaggggctactcttccttgcagtgcccgggcttctcattgtggtggcttctcttattgcacagcacgggctctaggcacatgggcttcagtagttgcggcacgttggctcagtagttgtggctcacaggctctagagtgcaggctcaatagttgtggcggatggacttagttactctgcggcatgtgggatcttcctggggcagggattgaacccgtgtcccctgcactggcaggtggattcttaagcactgcgccacccgggaagtccctgcTTAGTTTTGAAATGTGATTTTCCAGGATGACATACAGACTACGTGGATCAGAGCTGACACTGGAGTGGATGCCATGCTGCACAGGAGCTGGCACACCGTGGTGGCCGGGAACTCATCAGAcctagattcaaatcctggtgcagggacttcccagctgtgtggcccCAAGCTAAacctcaacctctctgggcctgctcCCTTGTAAAACTGGGATAATCACCTGCTCACTAGAGCTGTGACACAGTCAACGTATGACACTAAGCACATTGCTTcatcctaaatatttttattttaaattattatattgtaTTACAAGGAGCTCTTGAAGACAAAAGGTCCAGAGGGCTAGctgctgcatgaccttgggcaagtcccatTTCCTCTCTAGAGcggtttcctgatctgtaaaccATGAGTGTGGGGTGGTGACTCAGGCAGCCAAAGGGATAGATTTGGGCTCAGCACAAAGGAGGCAGTTCTCACAAACACCAGGCTGCATGTGAGGTAGTGAGCTCCCCGTCCCCTCTATAATGCATTATGTAGAATGCCAGAGCAGGAAGGGACCTCAAATAGCTGAGCCCCTCATTTTGCAAGCGTGGCAGTCAGGACAGCTACTCAGGGACACAGAGTGATTGCACACAAAGGACCTTAAGATCCCCTGCCTGCCCATCTGAGGCCCACTCCATACCCTGCCCACATGTCAAGCACGGATCACCTACAAAGAGCCTGGGTGATGGAGACCCTGCCTGGGTTCAACCTCTGGTCTGCCACGAGCTGCGTGAGCTTGGCAAGGTAGCAGCTGCCATCACAGCCCTGTCCACCATCTCCCCCGTGTGCCAAAAACTGCTCAAACATCGCCCCCAACCCAACCCCTGCCACCACCTCTCAATCTGAGAGCAGCTGCAAGTGCTGGGGAGTTTACGTCCCTGGAAGCAGCCCTCAACCAATGACAGATGAGAGTTGGTGGACAAACAGCCCAGCTCCCCACCTCTAGGCATGCGCTGTGCCTGGCTTTCCCAAGCTCCCCGGATGGGTGAAGCATCTATTGCCGTACTGGCACTGTGTGATAACACCTTTTATTACCTCCTGCCCTTCCCCATTCTCCAAGCAGGGCTTCCTGGGATCGCCACCTATTTCAATGAACTGCACATGAATTCTGGTCTCGGGGAAACCCAAGCAGAgccagcaagttacttaacctcttggcTAGGTCTCAATTCCTCTGGATGGGAGGATTCTATGAGTTAATAGAGATAAAGCACTCGCAACAGTGCCTGACAGtatgtttgtttaataaatgggagggaaaaaaggagataaagaaCCTTTATTTATACAAAACTCCATCCTCTCCCCTTCCACCCTCCTCAGCAAACACAAACACCAGGTGATGAAACAATTTTTGAGATGCACACAAACAAGCATCACTCAGCCCGAGGTCGGGGCTGATGTGCAGGGGATGCGCCCAGTGTCAGCATCTCGGACGCCAGCTCGCTGGATCAGGGGAGCTGAGCCACTCCCTCTGAACCATCGATGCCAGCGACTGCGTCCATGGGGGCGCACGCCGGCCCTAAGGTCGCTAGGCATGCACAGTCTGGGAATCCAATGCTTAACAGGACTCCCCAGCCTCACAGCGGTGTGGGAAGCTGGCAGCAAGCTGTCACTGCTTGGTGATCACAATTTTTCGCATCCTCAGTCAACCCCTCCGTAGCTCTGACTCTGCTCCCAGTGTCAACCTGTGAAACGAACAGCCATCTCTGGGCAGATGACCACCCTTCCTGGACCTCAATTTCCCAAGTCATTCCCCTGCTGGCTTGGTTAGTTTCAAGACTCAGTCCAATCCAGTGAGATGGTGGTACCTAATCCCAGGCCTGGGTGAGACATGGGTAATGGAGCGACTCAGTGGATGAAACGCACCTTGAGCGTGACAGGGATAGTCCGCTGGGGCCGCTGCGGACAGATGAAGTGGTCAACAGCTCGTTCACAAGCCGAGGTGCCCAGGAACCTCCCAGTGCCTGCAGGTGCCTGCTGTGAGCACAGCTGCCTGGCGCCCTCCACTCCCACGGGATGTGGTGAGCCCTGGCCAACGTTGGGAGCCGGGGGCGTCCAGTGTCTGCAGCCCCAGTGTTGGACAGCTTCACAACGGCATGCCAGGGTCGTCAGAGTCTTTCGGGACTCTGCCAGCCTGGCTGTCTTCCCAGAGGAGGCATTTCGCAGGCACGGGTAAGGCCCGGTCCTCACCTGTAGACTTCGGCAAGAAGCGCGTGCACACACTTAGGAGGCGTCCATGCACACTGGCCCTGGGGAGAGCATGGCCGCCACTGTGGGGGTCTGGCTCGAGCTCTGAGCATCGCTGGGGGCAGTTTGCAAGAACAGGGAGGACTTACCCTCCTCTGAGACACCCACGGGTGCTAGGGAGGCCGGAGAGAGGCTGACCTCCAGGGGAGCCCCACCGGGCAGGGTGTCCAGGACCCTCAGGGGGCTCACCGGGGGTGAGGACCTGTCGCCACAGCAGCAGCCACAGCAGGGGCTGGCCAAGGCTTGGGCCTTGCCATGCTCCTCCTGGCCGTGGCACTGCTTCAGGTGGCCGCACAGGTGGCAGGTGAGGGCTGAGTAGACAATGCCGCTGCCCAGGTCGTCCCTGAGGGGGTCTGCGGCCGGCTCCGGGGAGAGCTGGGGCTTCCGGCTGTCTTCTCCTTTGACCACTGGCTCCAAACCAGGGCACTCTGGGGCGCTGCCTGGGAGGAGTGAgtcctgagggctgtgagggggcTCCACGTCCAGTCCAAAGGTGAACAGGGGGATGGGGACTGAGGCAGGGGTCCCGGGGCAGCCAGGAGTGAGGCCCTGGAAGGGCTTGTAGCCCCCCTCCCCACGGCTGGGCTCCACCCCAGAGGTCCCCGGGCAGCTGGCACTGCTAGCAAGCAAGCTGGCGAAGGCCTTATAGCCAGCCTCTCCACAAGGGCCGAAGCCCTCCGGCCCGCTGTCCTGGGCGCTGCCCTGCTTCACCGCCTGCACAAACTCCCGGTAGCCACTGCTGGGGGCCGAGGCGGGGCCGGGGTCTGCCCTGTGCTGGAGGACGCTCTGGCGCAGGATCTGCTCCCAGGTTTCTGGCTCAGGCTGGAGTGTGGCGGGTGGTGTAGATGGCTGGAGTGAGGCAGGGATGCCAGAGTCCACTTCCCCCAGGCGTTCGGCCGGCTGTGGGTCTGAGTCAAGCTCTCCGGGGCCTGGGGACTCACTCAGGAAGCTGCTGAAGCTGCGGTAAGCGGGGTTGTCTGCGACGATGGCGGGCATCTCTGGGAAAGCCCGGCTGCTTGGACTCTGGGTCGGAGGACTTGACTCTGGGTTCAAAGGCTGCTCCTTGTCCTTGGATGATGGCTCCTGGGGCTGCACACTTGGGAGCTCAGCCCAGGGCTTCTGAGCACTTGCATTTTCTAAAGGTGGAAGAAGGCAGGACTCCTCCAAGCACTGTGGGCTAAAGCCCCCATCTGCACCCCCGAGAAGGTCCAGGAACAGGCTCTCTGTCAGCCGGGCCACGatgccctccctgccctcctggaagcTGCCCCCGCTGCTCTCAGGTGATGGGCAGAAGCTCCCTTTATcttcctccacttcctcttctTCATTCTCCACTTGGGCCTCAAACAGCTCCACACACCGCACTACACTGATGCTCTCTGGCCAAAGGATCGTCTTGCTGACCTCCACAGGGCACCATGCTACTTTTCCAGGACCCTGGGAAGGCCCATTTCTAGCAGCCTTGGAGGAATCTTCATCCCTTTCCACGCCATGCTCCAGTAAACAGGGCAGGAGCTTGGCAAGGCAAGTCTTCCAGTGTCTACAAAAGCAAAGTTTGATTAGGATTCAGTGTCTCCACTTGAAAAACTCCTATTCGTCCTTCAAAGCTCAGCTCAAAATCACCCTGGACTGAtgttgagacaggctgggacctgggaccctttgctacAGTGCtacaatgcttgcacctggacaaacctctcctcaagcaacaaaatacaaagaaactacatgggactaaaaataactgcgtgcaTGCTGCAGTTGGGGCACATTATgaacaaaagatacaaaaagaccaaaaaacgcAACTGCCACTTaggaagagccaggagcaaaaacagggtgttaGGAGCAAAAGGAGGGTACTGTGCGTGCCCCGTGTGCCCCTGCGCTTAACACCACCAGAGGGGTGGacaaaacacctaagccacccctctggcctaatccctggacacacccctaccctcactgCAAATGAGGAAGCTGCTCATCCCTTCTTGGGGcgcaagcaagggaacctgttacttgttctccattgtaccccccaccccaccacccactgcagcagggaccccaataaagccttgcctgaatttcttgtctgacCTCTACAATGTCTATCTGTTGCAAACACACTTCCAGACTTTGTAATCAATAATCTATCAGTATTACTTTGGGATTTCTGGAGGCTGCCATATAATACAAACTCAATCTATTGAATAAGGAGAAGTCCTTGCCAGGGATGATGATATTTAAAATACCTATTAACACCAAAGCATAAGTGAGGACCAATTAGAATGGCCAGGGGGTCCTAGGACTGGGGCAGTGTCCTGGAGTCCCCTGCTTTGCTAGGTATAAACCCTTCAGTTACTGGATTGTGGGTAGGTCCAGGGGGCCCTCAGAGAGGGGCTAAGGAGGCCAGGAAGATGGTGGCATACTCAAGGGTCCAGGAGAGTGGTATCTGCTAACCAGTGCGCCACTACGTCAACATTTCAACAACTGGTACAGGTGCCCTGCTTGTTAGCCCCATCAGCCTTGCTCAGGACAGAATGGGCATCCCAAGGGGGTTCAATATGTGCCTGATCCCCCCAGTGAAACTCAGGGGGCTCAGCCAGCAGCCAACCTACCCAGACCACCCTTCCCCCCGCCACCCCTCAAAGCCCAGTGTCACAGGACAAGTGCTGAACACCAAGGAAGAGAGGGCAGATTCTCAGGATGGAGCCCACCACCCCAGTTACATCCCCTTCCAGTCCAGGCTATGACCCAAGTTCATATACATACGGGCACTTGGATGGCTCCTGGCCTCGGGACCGCTTCCCCCACAGTGACACCTAAAACACACAGACAGCCAATGACACAGAGGAGAGAGGCTTGCCCACCCAGCCTGGAATCCAGCAAGGCTCAGCACATGTTTGCCGTGAGAAGACTTTGA
The genomic region above belongs to Hippopotamus amphibius kiboko isolate mHipAmp2 chromosome 9, mHipAmp2.hap2, whole genome shotgun sequence and contains:
- the IL4R gene encoding interleukin-4 receptor subunit alpha isoform X2, with the protein product MGWFRSGLTFSVSCLILVWAAGSVRVLQGPTCFSDYISVSTCEWEMAGPTNCRAELRLSYELDFFYSENHTCAPENRAGAVCVCHMRMDNVVRADTYQLDLWAGEQLLWNSSFKPSEHVKPLAPRNLTVDTNISHMCLLTWNNPYPPENHLYSELTYLVNISNENDPTDFRIYNVTYMGPTLRFAASTLKSGAYYSARVKAWAHRYNSTWSDWSPSTKWRNYYEETLEQRLPLGVSISCVVILAVCLFCYVSIIKIKKEWWDQIPNPARSPLVAVVIQDSQVSLWGKRSRGQEPSKCPHWKTCLAKLLPCLLEHGVERDEDSSKAARNGPSQGPGKVAWCPVEVSKTILWPESISVVRCVELFEAQVENEEEEVEEDKGSFCPSPESSGGSFQEGREGIVARLTESLFLDLLGGADGGFSPQCLEESCLLPPLENASAQKPWAELPSVQPQEPSSKDKEQPLNPESSPPTQSPSSRAFPEMPAIVADNPAYRSFSSFLSESPGPGELDSDPQPAERLGEVDSGIPASLQPSTPPATLQPEPETWEQILRQSVLQHRADPGPASAPSSGYREFVQAVKQGSAQDSGPEGFGPCGEAGYKAFASLLASSASCPGTSGVEPSRGEGGYKPFQGLTPGCPGTPASVPIPLFTFGLDVEPPHSPQDSLLPGSAPECPGLEPVVKGEDSRKPQLSPEPAADPLRDDLGSGIVYSALTCHLCGHLKQCHGQEEHGKAQALASPCCGCCCGDRSSPPVSPLRVLDTLPGGAPLEVSLSPASLAPVGVSEEGKSSLFLQTAPSDAQSSSQTPTVAAMLSPGPVCMDAS
- the IL4R gene encoding interleukin-4 receptor subunit alpha isoform X1, coding for MGWFRSGLTFSVSCLILVWAAGSVRVLQGPTCFSDYISVSTCEWEMAGPTNCRAELRLSYELDFFYSDPQVHIQQAVGATTSPHIRNHTCAPENRAGAVCVCHMRMDNVVRADTYQLDLWAGEQLLWNSSFKPSEHVKPLAPRNLTVDTNISHMCLLTWNNPYPPENHLYSELTYLVNISNENDPTDFRIYNVTYMGPTLRFAASTLKSGAYYSARVKAWAHRYNSTWSDWSPSTKWRNYYEETLEQRLPLGVSISCVVILAVCLFCYVSIIKIKKEWWDQIPNPARSPLVAVVIQDSQVSLWGKRSRGQEPSKCPHWKTCLAKLLPCLLEHGVERDEDSSKAARNGPSQGPGKVAWCPVEVSKTILWPESISVVRCVELFEAQVENEEEEVEEDKGSFCPSPESSGGSFQEGREGIVARLTESLFLDLLGGADGGFSPQCLEESCLLPPLENASAQKPWAELPSVQPQEPSSKDKEQPLNPESSPPTQSPSSRAFPEMPAIVADNPAYRSFSSFLSESPGPGELDSDPQPAERLGEVDSGIPASLQPSTPPATLQPEPETWEQILRQSVLQHRADPGPASAPSSGYREFVQAVKQGSAQDSGPEGFGPCGEAGYKAFASLLASSASCPGTSGVEPSRGEGGYKPFQGLTPGCPGTPASVPIPLFTFGLDVEPPHSPQDSLLPGSAPECPGLEPVVKGEDSRKPQLSPEPAADPLRDDLGSGIVYSALTCHLCGHLKQCHGQEEHGKAQALASPCCGCCCGDRSSPPVSPLRVLDTLPGGAPLEVSLSPASLAPVGVSEEGKSSLFLQTAPSDAQSSSQTPTVAAMLSPGPVCMDAS